The segment AAGGTGTGAAGAGCGTAAAACCGGGGGCTACCCACGGGCCAAGAACGGCCAGCGGCCGGGCGCGGCGGTGGTGCCTGCCTAGACACGGCCCCGGCGGAATAAGTTTCGCCCCACCCGCCGGGCCGGCCTGGACTTTAGGGCGGCAGTAGTACTATTCCCGGCGGGCCGTATCTTTGACTAGCCAGGGCTGCGGACCACTGCCGGAGCCGCGGGCCCTTTCTATGCAGCTGCAGCCCCTGATTGACGAGCCCCGAATCTACATCGGCTACGACGCCCAAAACCAGTGGCTGTATGCCGACTGGAAGGGCGAGCATAGCCAGGATTCGTCGCAGGAGTGCTGCCTGCTGCTGCTGGACTGCCTGCGGGCCTGGCCCTGCGCCAAAATCCTGAACGATAATTCCAGCATTACCCGCACCACGGTAGAGCTCACCGAGTGGGGCGCCTGGTGGCTGCAGGAAATGCGGCGGGCCGGTCTGCAGTACGTGGCCTGGGTGTTTCCGCGCAACTTTGCCGCCCGCCAGGCCACTGAAAAGGTGTTGGGCTACATCACCGAGCCCTCCGTCGGGGGCTTCGACGACGTGGCCTCGGCCTACGTGTGGCTGCTGCAGCAGCCCGTGCGGCCCGCCTAAGGCTGCGGAGTGAGCTTTACCGGGAGCTACGCCGTAGAAAGACGCGGAGGCGGCTGTGGAGCCGTCCGCTGCGTTTCTTACCGACCCTGCCCGCTATGTCCGCTACCTATCAAAACCCCATTCTCGACGAGGATTTCCCCGACCCCACCATTATTCGAGCCGCCGATGGCTACTACTACGCCTACGGCACCCAAACCAAATATCAAGGCCGCATCATCAACCTGCAGGTGGCCCGCTCCCGCGACCTGGTGCAGTGGGAGCTGTTGCCCGATGCCCTGCCCCAAAAGCCGCAGTGGGCGTCGGCCACTCAAAAAATCTGGGCGCCCCACGTCACCGAGCACGCCGGCCGCTACTACCTCTACTACTCGGCCCTGCCCAACGGCACCGATACCTACTGCCTGGCCGTGGCCACCGCCGAAACGCCCGCCGGACCCTTCACCGATATTGGCCAGCCCCTGCAGTGTGGCCCGGGCTTTCTGAACATCGACCCGATGGTATTTGACGACCCGGCCACGGGCAAGTGCCTGCTCTACTGGGGCTCGGGCTTCGGGCCACTGCTGGTGCGCGAGCTGGCCCCCGACCGGATTTCGTTTGCCGAGGGCAGCCAGGTGAAAGAGCTGGTGCAGCCCGTGCCCGATGATGACCCTGCCAACTACCAGCGCCTGCTCGAAGGCAGCTGGGTGGTGCTGCGCGAGGGCTGGTATTTCCTGTTTTACTCGGGCAACAACTGCTGCGGCGACGATGCCCACTACGGCGTGATGGTGGCCCGCTCCCGCCACGCCACCGGCCCTTTCGAAACCCTGTCCCAGGCCACCAGGCAGGGCCACAGCATTATCCTGGAAACCAACCAGCACTGGCGCGCCCCCGGCCACAACTCCATCGTAACCGACGCGGCCGGGCAGGACTGGCTGGCCTACCACGCCATCGACCCGCAGCAGCCCACCTTCGACGCCATCGACGACGCGCAGGGCTACTCCCGCCGCGTGATGCTGCTCGACCGAATCGAGTACCACCAGGGCTGGCCCCGCATGGCCAATGCCGCCGCCCCGTCGCGCACGCCCCAGCCCGCCCCCGTGGCAGAGTAAGCCCAGGGCGTGGGGGTATAGTAAAGTGCCTATATTGCCCACGCAACCCGCTCGGTTCAAACCGTGACTTTGCCAATGCCGGTCGTGGCCGGGCTTCGGTTTTCCTGTTTCACCCAACCCTTATTTTGCACGCAATGAAAAATTTCCGCCCGCTGCTCCCCCTGACTTTGCTGCTCGTGAGCCTGCTCTCGGCTTCCCTCAGCTGGGCCCAGACGACCACGACGACGCCCGCAGCTCCCGCGGCCAAACCCGCTCCCGCCAGCCCCGCTGCCACGGCTACCGGCAAGATTGGCGGCGCCAACGTAACCATCAAGTACAGCAGCCCCAGCGTGAAAGGCCGGCAGATCTACGGCGGGCTGGTGCCCTACGGCCAGGTGTGGCGGGCCGGTGCCAACGAGGCTACCACCGTCGAATTCAGCAAGGACGTGATGGTGCAGGGCAAAAAGCTGCCCGCCGGCACTTACGCCTTCTTCGTCATCCCGACCGAAAAGGACTGGACCGTCATTTTCAACAAGACGGCCAAGCAGTGGGGTGCTTTCAAGTACGATGAAAAGCAGGACGCGCTGCGCGTAACCGCCACCCCGCGCAAAACCACTGCCCCGGCCGAAAGCCTGGCCTACGACGTGACCAAAGATGGCATCGTGCTGCGCTGGGAAAACCTGGAGCTGCCCGTGGCCATCAAGTAGTAGCGGGCCTTTTTGAGCTTGTTCAAAGCCCCGCCGGTTAGTCCGGCGGGGCTTTTTTTGCGTTTAGAGCCATTCCGGGGGCGTCGGTTCGGCGCTGAGCCAGACCACGGTGCCGGGCGGCACGTCCAGCGCCTCGGCGAGGTGGAGCAGCAGGGCCGGTTCGGGCGGGGGTAGCGGGCCGTCGGCGGGGCTGGGGTGGGCTACTTCCTCCACGCTGGCCGTGGTGGGGTGGCGCCGGCCATCGGCCAGTTCCAGCTCTACGGGCAGCATGGTGTACAAGGCAAAGCGGCGCAGAGCTTCGGCGGGCTGGCCGGCGGCGCTGCGCACAAGCACGCCCAGGCCAGTCAGCACGAAGCTGGAATCAATCGTCAGGAGCTTTTCGGAAGGCATGGCGGGCAGTAAGTCAATAGGGAGCATACGGCGGGGGCTCTTCGGGGGCCTAGCCTCGCACTCACGGCCTCGCACGGAGGTGTTTCCCCGCTGCCACCCCAGCGCCCGTGGCCTGCTGATGGGCCGCGGTATTCCGAATACCTCTTCCGGCAACGTTGCCGGCAACGTTTGCATAACTTTAGTCAGGCCCCGGTCTTGTTAAATTCTTATTTTCTGAAACTTAAAGGTAGGTTTGTGTGAACCGCTCCGCGGCTCATATCCGCTATTTCCCACCCCAAAGTTCCCGATTATGAAGCAGTTGTTTACTCTGCTATTACTGTTGTTTCCGGTGGTCCTGCGCGCGCAGGCGCCGACCGTCTTAGAATCATCCGGTTGGCTGGAGTCGGCGTACGTGAAGTGGCAGCCCCTGGCCAGCGCGCAAAGCTACAATGTGTACTACAGCGGTGGGGGCGTGGTCAATCAGAAGATTGACAACCAGCTGATCCGCAGCTACGGCTCCTATTACCGGGCCGACGTGCTGGGTCTTAGCCCGGGCGCCTACACGCTCAAAGTCGTGCCCGTCATCTCGGGGGTGGAAGGCACCGCCGCCACGACCAGCGCCCTGACGGTACAGGCCCAGGACCGGACCGGGTTTGCCTTCAGCAATGGCCGCGTGCCGGGAGCTTACAATGCCGACGGCACCGTGAAAAGCAATGCCGTGGTATTGTACATCACGCAAAACACCAAGAACACGGTTTCACTCAACGTGAGCGGGGCCAGTGTGAATCCGTGCGTGGGGCTGCAAACCATTCTGGATGGTTACAAGAAAGGCAAGGACACGCGGCCGTTGCTGGTGCGCTTGGTGGGGCAAATCACCGACCCGAGCTACCTGCTCGCCGGCGACCTGGTAATCGAGAACAACAACTTTGCCTCCAGCTATATCACCCTCGAAGGCGTGGGCAACGACGCCGTGGCCGACGGCTGGGGAATCCGAGTCAAGAATGCTTCCAACGTCGAAATCCGCAACATCGGCACGATGAACTGCGACAGTGACGAGGGCGACAA is part of the Hymenobacter chitinivorans DSM 11115 genome and harbors:
- a CDS encoding glycoside hydrolase family 43 protein; its protein translation is MSATYQNPILDEDFPDPTIIRAADGYYYAYGTQTKYQGRIINLQVARSRDLVQWELLPDALPQKPQWASATQKIWAPHVTEHAGRYYLYYSALPNGTDTYCLAVATAETPAGPFTDIGQPLQCGPGFLNIDPMVFDDPATGKCLLYWGSGFGPLLVRELAPDRISFAEGSQVKELVQPVPDDDPANYQRLLEGSWVVLREGWYFLFYSGNNCCGDDAHYGVMVARSRHATGPFETLSQATRQGHSIILETNQHWRAPGHNSIVTDAAGQDWLAYHAIDPQQPTFDAIDDAQGYSRRVMLLDRIEYHQGWPRMANAAAPSRTPQPAPVAE
- a CDS encoding DUF2911 domain-containing protein, whose protein sequence is MKNFRPLLPLTLLLVSLLSASLSWAQTTTTTPAAPAAKPAPASPAATATGKIGGANVTIKYSSPSVKGRQIYGGLVPYGQVWRAGANEATTVEFSKDVMVQGKKLPAGTYAFFVIPTEKDWTVIFNKTAKQWGAFKYDEKQDALRVTATPRKTTAPAESLAYDVTKDGIVLRWENLELPVAIK